The following DNA comes from cyanobiont of Ornithocercus magnificus.
CTCAACTATTCCCACTCAATAGTGCCAGGGGGTTTGCTAGTGATATCAAGCACAACCCTGTTTACACCCTTAACCTCATTAACAATACGGTTAGAGATTCGCTCTAGCAACTCATTTGGTAAGCGTGACCAATCAGCAGTCATCCCATCCTCACTTGAGACGCAGCGCAGCACAATTGGCCAAGCATAGGTACGCTTATCACCCATTACTCCAACTGAACACACGGGTAGCAGTACAGCAAAAGCCTGCCAAACTTTGTGGTGGAGGTCTGCTTTTTTAATCTCCTCGCGCACAATTAAGTCAGCGTCCCGCAAGCAGTCCAATTTTTTGGTAGTCACCTCGCCCAAAATGCGGATAGCTAACCCTGGGCCGGGAAATGGGTGACGGCGCACAATTTCCTCTGGTAAGCCAAGAGTACGTCCTAGCTGGCGTACCTCATCTTTGAATAACCAACGCAATGGCTCAACTAGCTTGAACTGCAGATCCTTGGGCAAACCACCAACATTATGATGACTTTTGATTTTCATGGCAACCCGCTTACCCATCTTGGGGTCGATATTGGTACCAGCACTCTCTATTACATCAGGGTAAAGCGTTCCCTGGGCTAAGTAGTCAAATGGTCCGAGACGTTTGCTTTCTTCCTCAAACACACGGATAAACTCAGCCCCTATGATCTTGCGCTTTTTCTCAGGGTCTGTTACACCTTTCAACTTGCTAATAAATCTCTGCCGGGCATTAATATATTCAACATGAATGTTTAGCTTACGGTCAAAGCAATCCATTAAAAACTCAGGCTCTTTCTTCCGCATAAAGCCTTGATCGATAAACATGCAGGTGAGCTGACTACCAATTGCTTTCTTCAGCAGAAATGCAAGGGTAGATGAATCGACACCACCTGACAGAGCTAATAATACCCTTTTATTGCCGACCTGACGACGTATCTGAGTTACTGCCTCTTCAATAAAAGTTGAGGTATTCCAATCTGGATTACAACCACAGATATGGTACACAAAGTTCCGTATTAGAGCCATTCCACTAGTAGAATGTACTACTTCTGGGTGAAATTGTACTCCATAAAGTTTTCTAGAGTGATCGGCTACTGCAGCCTCAGGTGTGTTTGCTGTATGTGCTAAGCGAATGAAGCCTTCCGGCAGTGTTTTTACTGAGTCACTATGACTCATCCACATCGTCGATTTGCTGCTAATGTCTGAGAATAGATTTCTAGAGTCATCGATTTCGAGTGGGGCTTTGCCATACTCAGCCTGTCCTATTGCTGCTTCAACAGTTCCTCCTAGCTGTTGAACCATCAGCTGCATACCATAACAAATACCTAATATCGGGATACCAAGTGACCAAATTTGTGGATCACACAGTGGTGCTTCTTCAGCGTAGACCGAGTCAGGACCGCCACTAAGGATAATGCCCTTTGGCGCGATACGTTGCAGATCCTCTGCGGTAGTGCTATAGCCCATTACCACTGAGTAGACTTCTGTCTCACGTATGCGCCTCGCTATTAGCTCCGAGTATTGGGAACCAAAGTCTAGGATAACGATTGCTGGTTGACGTGAACCGTCAAGCTGGGACTGCAACATTGATTCAGGAAAGTCCAGATGGCGGAAACCGTCAGTAGCTCAGTTTAGGGAAGTTTTCAGGAGCTGTTTACCTATCGGCCCACGCCAACGCAGTTGACGGCGGCGATCAAACAGCACGGCACCAATCGCAATCGGTGCACTGTTATAGCGAGCTACGTAGGCGCTACTGCGCCGTTCAACTGCTGTAGCTAGGGACTGCCAGAGCTGCTTGGCCGCTGTGGCATCTAACGCTACTAGCTGAGTTAGAGCTTGCTCTATCGAGTTTGCCCCTCTCAGGAGCTGAATTCTCTCAATAGGTAGATTTGCATCTACTGCGAGCGCTGTTAGGGTCTCTAACCTCCCGTCTGCAAGATGGTGATGCGTGTGAAATATGCCCCCAGCAAGCTTGATAAGTTTGCCATGATATCCCAAGAGCAGGAGTTCGCTCACACCTGCTTCAGCAGCAGCTACCAGCAAAGGACCAAGCCAGTTTCCAGTCTTGATCACCGGATACTGGTTCAGCCTACTACGCTGAGCGATGTCACGACCATTTTCACCAATCACAAAAGTAAGAGCACCACGGAACTTTTTACTTGCTACAGCTTGGCGTAGCTCCTCTAAAGCTAGATTAAGTTGACCAGGCGCAGCACTACGTTGAACCTCTGCTTGAGTGCCGATCAGCGCCAAACCATCCACAACCCCAAAAGCTGCGTTGCTAGTGCGAGCTGCTAAATCACGACCACGTGGCAGCACCACTTCCAATCTCACCTTGCGCTCCGGTAGTAGCAGTGGTCTTAAGTTTCTACGCAGTAGCTCACGAGCAAAGGCGCTAACAGAAACTCTACCACCACGACCGTGAGTGCCAACACCTTCACCAGCCTTTAGCTCCAGCCACTCTTCTGCCGGAGCGCCAGACCAACTAGCTCTTACCCAGATCTCTAGATTGCGAGTGAGATCTAATCCAGGTCCTGGATCGCAGTAACCAATTGCTAACGCTTCCGTACCTTCTTTTAGAAGAGCAGCACTACTCACCGCAACCTGTATCGGGCTATCACGGTCTGGCAGCAGTAGTGGCTGATGTTCTTCGAAAGGATACCCCAGTAATTTTGTGACAGCAGCTCGGGCTACTGCTGCTATCCATACTGGCAGGGTCCATCCCATTGTGGCAAGCTTAGGAGATGGCAAGTTGGTATCAATAATGAGAGCATGCGGACAATTTTTTAGAATGGTCGATTGACAGGCCTAACTGTGCAAGACAAGCTCACCCTGATGATTCCTGGACCAACCCCGGTTCCTGAAACGGTACTTAAGGTCTTGGGCCGTCATCCCATTGGTCACCGCAGCAACGAGTTCCAGGCAATAGTGCATCGAACAACGGAGCAGCTAAAATGGCTACACCAGACCAATGGTGATGTGATGGTCATCACTGGTAGCGCCACAGCTGCCATGGAAGCTGGCATTATCAACAC
Coding sequences within:
- a CDS encoding glutamine-hydrolyzing GMP synthase, with the protein product MLQSQLDGSRQPAIVILDFGSQYSELIARRIRETEVYSVVMGYSTTAEDLQRIAPKGIILSGGPDSVYAEEAPLCDPQIWSLGIPILGICYGMQLMVQQLGGTVEAAIGQAEYGKAPLEIDDSRNLFSDISSKSTMWMSHSDSVKTLPEGFIRLAHTANTPEAAVADHSRKLYGVQFHPEVVHSTSGMALIRNFVYHICGCNPDWNTSTFIEEAVTQIRRQVGNKRVLLALSGGVDSSTLAFLLKKAIGSQLTCMFIDQGFMRKKEPEFLMDCFDRKLNIHVEYINARQRFISKLKGVTDPEKKRKIIGAEFIRVFEEESKRLGPFDYLAQGTLYPDVIESAGTNIDPKMGKRVAMKIKSHHNVGGLPKDLQFKLVEPLRWLFKDEVRQLGRTLGLPEEIVRRHPFPGPGLAIRILGEVTTKKLDCLRDADLIVREEIKKADLHHKVWQAFAVLLPVCSVGVMGDKRTYAWPIVLRCVSSEDGMTADWSRLPNELLERISNRIVNEVKGVNRVVLDITSKPPGTIEWE
- a CDS encoding cobalt-precorrin-5B (C(1))-methyltransferase, which gives rise to MGWTLPVWIAAVARAAVTKLLGYPFEEHQPLLLPDRDSPIQVAVSSAALLKEGTEALAIGYCDPGPGLDLTRNLEIWVRASWSGAPAEEWLELKAGEGVGTHGRGGRVSVSAFARELLRRNLRPLLLPERKVRLEVVLPRGRDLAARTSNAAFGVVDGLALIGTQAEVQRSAAPGQLNLALEELRQAVASKKFRGALTFVIGENGRDIAQRSRLNQYPVIKTGNWLGPLLVAAAEAGVSELLLLGYHGKLIKLAGGIFHTHHHLADGRLETLTALAVDANLPIERIQLLRGANSIEQALTQLVALDATAAKQLWQSLATAVERRSSAYVARYNSAPIAIGAVLFDRRRQLRWRGPIGKQLLKTSLN